A genomic stretch from Synergistaceae bacterium includes:
- the fliG gene encoding flagellar motor switch protein FliG yields the protein MAKSLTKGMPGKEKIAILMVALGNEVAAEVYKRMDDTSIEIVTLEVANLRKVTPEMRLAVLKEAQELLLAREYMARGGVEYARDILERALGPERAHNLLTRITASLQVRPFDFMRHTDAQQVLGFIQGEHPQTIALILSYLEPTQAAGIIGGLPATMQAEVAKRIAKMDRITPEVLREVERVLERKLSTVMGQDFTLAGGIDAIVNIINQVDRGTERNIMEHLEENDPELAEEIKRRLFVFEDIIRLDDRSLQRVLREVEMKDLSLALKGATDELRAKFFKNMSKRASEMLREDMDYMGPVRVKDVEETQQKIVNVIRALEDVGEIVISRGGEEELIV from the coding sequence ATGGCTAAGAGCTTGACGAAGGGGATGCCCGGAAAAGAGAAGATAGCCATCCTGATGGTGGCCCTGGGGAACGAGGTGGCCGCCGAGGTCTACAAGAGGATGGACGACACGTCCATAGAGATAGTCACGCTGGAGGTCGCGAACCTCCGGAAGGTGACGCCCGAGATGCGTCTGGCCGTGCTGAAGGAGGCCCAGGAGCTCCTTCTCGCCCGCGAGTACATGGCCCGCGGCGGAGTCGAGTATGCCAGGGATATCCTGGAGAGAGCGCTCGGCCCGGAGAGGGCTCACAACCTTCTCACTCGCATCACCGCCAGCCTGCAGGTCCGCCCGTTCGACTTCATGCGCCACACGGACGCGCAGCAGGTGCTGGGCTTCATCCAGGGCGAGCACCCGCAGACGATCGCCCTCATACTGTCGTACCTGGAGCCGACGCAGGCCGCGGGCATCATCGGAGGGCTGCCGGCCACCATGCAGGCCGAGGTGGCCAAGCGCATAGCCAAGATGGACCGCATCACCCCGGAGGTTCTTCGGGAGGTGGAAAGAGTGCTGGAGAGAAAGCTGAGCACGGTAATGGGGCAGGACTTCACCCTCGCCGGCGGCATCGACGCCATAGTGAACATCATCAACCAGGTGGACCGGGGCACGGAGCGCAACATCATGGAGCACCTGGAGGAGAACGACCCGGAGCTGGCCGAGGAGATCAAGCGCAGGCTCTTCGTTTTCGAGGACATCATCAGGCTCGACGACCGCTCGCTGCAGAGGGTGCTCCGCGAGGTCGAGATGAAGGACCTCTCGCTGGCCCTCAAGGGCGCCACGGACGAACTGCGGGCCAAGTTCTTCAAGAACATGTCCAAGCGCGCCTCCGAGATGCTCAGGGAGGACATGGACTACATGGGTCCCGTGCGCGTGAAGGACGTCGAGGAGACGCAGCAGAAAATCGTCAACGTCATCCGGGCGCTCGAGGACGTCGGCGAGATAGTCATCTCCCGCGGCGGAGAGGAAGAGCTTATTGTATAA
- the fliI gene encoding flagellar protein export ATPase FliI, producing the protein MLSKTTDEGLLDILRHRLEDVQLTRINGRIVQVVGLVAESRGPDVRVGDLCSIRYRNSDSSLSAEVVGFRGERVLLMPLGNLKEIGPGCDVLSMERPLGVRVGQALLGRVLDGLGQPLDDKGPIAASDFYPLHAEPPHPLRRKMISSPLPVGVKVIDGVLTLGTGQRIGIFAGSGVGKSTLLAMMARYTEADINVIALVGERGREVREFLDRDLGPEGQKRSVVVIATSDQPPLIRLKAAMTATAIAEYFRDCGKNVLLMMDSVTRVARAQREVGLAVGEPPTTRGYTPSVFEFLPRLLERAGAGETGSITGIYTVLVEGDDMNEPVADTVRGVLDGHVVLSRKIAARNFYPSVDVLESVSRVMPFIVDEEHLEAAGRVRELLAVYGEAEDLINIGAYKRGSNPRVDWSITHLQKVRDFLRQPVEEMVSFTDAARELKNLVPDSSAVKKSERDAETITGTGE; encoded by the coding sequence ATGCTATCGAAAACGACTGACGAAGGGCTGCTGGATATCCTTCGGCACAGGCTGGAGGACGTCCAGCTCACCAGGATAAACGGGCGCATCGTGCAGGTGGTCGGCTTGGTGGCGGAGTCCAGGGGCCCCGACGTCCGCGTCGGGGATCTTTGTTCAATACGCTACAGAAACAGCGACTCCTCCCTCTCAGCCGAGGTGGTCGGCTTCCGCGGAGAGAGAGTCCTGCTGATGCCGCTAGGCAACCTCAAGGAGATAGGCCCCGGATGCGACGTCCTGTCCATGGAGCGCCCACTCGGAGTCAGGGTCGGGCAGGCCCTGCTCGGCAGAGTGCTCGATGGACTGGGACAGCCTCTCGACGACAAGGGACCGATAGCTGCATCCGATTTTTACCCCCTCCACGCAGAACCCCCTCACCCTCTACGCAGAAAGATGATATCCTCCCCCCTCCCGGTGGGAGTGAAGGTAATAGACGGAGTGCTCACCCTGGGCACGGGGCAGCGCATAGGAATATTCGCCGGCTCCGGAGTGGGGAAGAGCACCCTCCTTGCCATGATGGCCCGGTACACGGAGGCGGACATAAACGTCATAGCACTTGTCGGCGAGCGAGGCAGGGAGGTTCGGGAGTTCCTCGACCGAGACTTGGGCCCGGAGGGGCAAAAGCGCTCGGTCGTCGTGATAGCCACGTCCGACCAGCCGCCGTTGATCCGCCTGAAGGCCGCCATGACCGCCACCGCGATAGCCGAGTACTTCCGCGACTGCGGCAAGAACGTGCTTCTGATGATGGACTCCGTCACCAGGGTGGCCCGCGCCCAGCGCGAGGTCGGCCTGGCCGTCGGTGAACCCCCCACCACCAGGGGTTACACCCCGTCCGTCTTCGAGTTCCTCCCCCGCTTGCTCGAGAGGGCCGGCGCGGGAGAGACAGGCAGCATAACCGGGATATACACAGTCCTGGTGGAGGGTGACGACATGAACGAGCCCGTGGCCGACACGGTGCGAGGCGTGTTGGACGGTCACGTCGTCCTGTCTCGCAAGATTGCCGCTCGCAACTTCTACCCGTCCGTCGACGTGCTTGAAAGCGTCAGCCGCGTCATGCCCTTCATAGTCGACGAGGAGCACCTGGAGGCGGCCGGGCGGGTGCGGGAGCTGCTTGCCGTCTACGGCGAGGCGGAGGACCTGATTAACATCGGTGCATACAAGAGAGGCAGCAACCCCAGGGTGGACTGGTCCATAACCCACCTGCAGAAGGTCCGTGATTTCCTCAGGCAGCCCGTGGAGGAGATGGTCTCATTCACGGACGCCGCCCGCGAGCTGAAGAACCTCGTGCCCGACTCGTCCGCCGTAAAGAAGAGCGAGCGGGATGCCGAAACAATAACCGGAACCGGCGAATAG
- the fliJ gene encoding flagellar export protein FliJ, producing MKEKVDRFQRILKTREKSREEEQLLLADQRGEEERLVTRLDVLHTEKKKAFDEFRTQQGELVSPREMWFHRRSIDVVDKRICDGNSSLCDVRQAIEATEVRLVEKHREVRIMENYITSMLDDWRTSILKSEQSEMDDIAGIRHGNGTRGGSGS from the coding sequence ATGAAAGAAAAAGTGGACAGGTTTCAGCGAATACTGAAGACCAGGGAGAAAAGCCGCGAGGAGGAGCAGCTCCTGCTCGCCGACCAGAGAGGCGAGGAGGAGAGGCTGGTCACTCGTCTCGATGTGCTGCACACCGAAAAGAAAAAGGCCTTCGACGAGTTCCGCACTCAGCAGGGAGAGCTCGTCTCGCCGCGCGAGATGTGGTTTCACCGCAGATCCATAGATGTTGTGGACAAGCGAATCTGCGACGGCAACTCCTCCCTCTGCGACGTCCGTCAGGCCATAGAGGCCACAGAGGTGAGACTTGTGGAGAAGCATCGCGAGGTCAGGATAATGGAGAACTACATAACGTCCATGCTGGACGACTGGCGCACCTCTATACTGAAAAGCGAACAGTCCGAGATGGATGATATAGCAGGAATACGCCACGGCAACGGCACGAGAGGCGGAAGCGGATCATGA
- a CDS encoding lytic transglycosylase domain-containing protein has protein sequence MRLNLSGIVRVQSRIEEIERRVRPKKDEPRQEEKERFVDVLTKEEAKRPSLPAPAPAPKLDEVEEREKPRAKKPSADWEEKLPELAARYGLDEALVRAVVRMESGGRIDAVSHKGAMGLMQLMPGTAKMLGVDDPFDPAQNLEGGIKYLSRLSDKYEGDLSKALAAYNAGPGRVDACGGIPPIAETQNYVHGVLAIYARNSKGEN, from the coding sequence ATGAGGCTGAATCTGTCGGGCATTGTGCGCGTGCAGAGTCGAATAGAGGAGATCGAGCGCAGGGTGCGGCCAAAGAAGGACGAGCCGAGGCAGGAGGAGAAGGAGCGCTTCGTCGACGTTCTGACGAAGGAGGAGGCCAAGCGACCCTCGCTCCCGGCACCCGCCCCCGCCCCGAAGCTCGACGAAGTCGAGGAGAGGGAGAAGCCGAGGGCTAAGAAGCCGTCCGCCGACTGGGAGGAGAAGCTCCCCGAGCTGGCCGCCAGGTACGGGCTCGACGAGGCGCTTGTAAGGGCAGTGGTGCGGATGGAGTCCGGCGGCAGGATCGACGCCGTGTCGCACAAGGGAGCGATGGGACTGATGCAGCTGATGCCCGGAACGGCGAAAATGCTCGGGGTGGACGATCCTTTCGACCCGGCGCAGAACCTCGAAGGGGGAATTAAATACCTCTCCAGGCTGTCCGATAAATACGAGGGAGACCTCTCCAAAGCGCTGGCCGCGTACAACGCGGGGCCGGGAAGAGTGGACGCCTGCGGTGGCATACCTCCCATAGCCGAGACGCAGAACTACGTGCACGGTGTCCTTGCGATCTACGCCCGTAACTCGAAGGGAGAAAACTGA